Proteins encoded together in one Sus scrofa isolate TJ Tabasco breed Duroc unplaced genomic scaffold, Sscrofa11.1 Contig42, whole genome shotgun sequence window:
- the LOC110258759 gene encoding olfactory receptor 4A47-like: MEPRNNMTFFILLGLTQNPKEQKVLSVTFLLFYIFTVVGNLLIVVTITLSKTLNSPMYFFLASLSSIDIIYSSSISPRLISDLFFGYNTISFQSCMMQLFTEHFFGASEISLLLVMAYDRYVAICKPLHYLVIMRQSVCVVLLVASWIGGFLHSAIQLSTVYRLSFCGPNVIDHFICDMFPLLKLVCADTYVTSILVVANGGLICSISFLLLLISYGVIFHSLKNLSQEGKRKAFQTCVSHITVVICFFVPSIFINVRPAKTFPIDKSLSVFYTIISPMLNPVIYSLRNSELTNAMKKLWGKSYYVKQ; encoded by the coding sequence ATGGAACCCAGGAACAACATGACTTTCTTTATCCTCCTTGGCCTCACACAAAATCCAAAGGAGCAGAAAGTACTTTCTGTTACATTCTTGCTCTTCTACATTTTTACTGTGGTAGGCAACCTGCTCATTGTTGTGACTATAACTCTCAGTAAGACCCTGAACTCACCAATGTACTTCTTTCTTGCTAGCTTATCATCTATAGATATAATTTATTCTTCTTCTATTTCCCCCAGATTAATTTCAGACTTGTTCTTTGGGTACAATACCATATCATTTCAATCTTGCATGATGCAGCTCTTTACTGAACACTTTTTTGGTGCCTCAGAAATCTCCCTTCTGTTGGtgatggcttatgaccgctatgtggccatctgtaagcccTTACATTATTTGGTTATCATGAGGCAAAGTGTGTGTGTTGTGCTACTGGTGGCGTCTTGGATTGGAGGTTTTCTGCACTCAGCAATTCAACTGAGCACTGTTTATAGGCTCTcattctgtggccccaatgtcatTGATCACTTCATTTGTGACATGTTCCCCTTATTGAAACTTGTCTGCGCTGACACCTATGTCACCAGCATCCTAGTGGTGGCCAATGGAGGACTGATatgttctatttcatttctgCTCTTACTTATCTCCTATGGAGTCATCTTTCACTCATTAAAGAACCTGagtcaggaaggaaagaggaaagcctTCCAGACCTGTGTTTCGCACATCACTGTGGTTATCTGCTTCTTTGTTCCTTCTATTTTCATAAATGTAAGACCTGCTAAGACCTTCCCCATTGACAAATCATTGAGCGTGTTTTATACAATCATAAGCCCCATGCTGAACCCCGTAATTTACAGTCTAAGAAATTCTGAGTTGACTAATGCTATGAAGAAGCTCTGGGGAAAATCATATTATGTTAAGCAGTAA